CCAGATGTATGCAGGTTATGCAGAAGGGCGTGACCTGAGAGGTCTCGTGGCAATCGTCGGTAAGGAAGCTCTGTCCGAAAGAGACACCAAGTTCCTCGAGTTTGCCGACCTTTTTGAGAACAAGTTTGTCCGCCAGGGCAGAAACGAAAACAGGACAATCGAGGATACTCTGGAGATCGGATGGCAGATTCTCACTCACCTTCCTGAGAACCAGTTGGGTAGAATTGACAACAAATATATCCAGAAATATCACCCGGCTCACAGAAAGGCTAAGTGATCGCCATGGCTCAGCAGGACGTAAAACCAACTCGGTCGGAGTTAATTAATCTCAAGAAAAAGATCAAACTGTCAGAAAGTGGGCACAAGCTCCTGAAGATGAAAAGAGACGGTCTTATCCTTGAGTTTTTCAAGATCCTTAATGAAGCAAGGAACGTCAGAACCGAGCTGGATGCTGCCTTTGCAAAAAGTACGGAAAAAATCAATCTAGCCTCTGCTGTGAATGGAATGGTTGCAGTCAAATCAACTGCCTTTACAGCGAAGGAATACCCTGAGATTCAACTTTCAGGGCACAATATCATGGGCGTAGTAGTGCCCAAGATCAGTTCTACTGGAGTCCGC
The genomic region above belongs to Methanosarcina horonobensis HB-1 = JCM 15518 and contains:
- a CDS encoding V-type ATP synthase subunit D is translated as MAQQDVKPTRSELINLKKKIKLSESGHKLLKMKRDGLILEFFKILNEARNVRTELDAAFAKSTEKINLASAVNGMVAVKSTAFTAKEYPEIQLSGHNIMGVVVPKISSTGVRKPLYERGYGIIGTNAYIDETADAYEDLVEKIITAAELETTMKRLLNEIEKTKRRVNALEFKVIPDLISTMKYIRFMLEEMERENTFRLKRVKARMRD